The Elgaria multicarinata webbii isolate HBS135686 ecotype San Diego chromosome 1, rElgMul1.1.pri, whole genome shotgun sequence genome includes the window TACACGCAGAAAAACTGTCATGCCAGCAGATCCATGGCTATTATTTACAGAACACCCAAAGCTGGCTAATTATGAAGATAATAAAGCTGTTCTCGAATATAGTGAATATCTGCTTTGACCCTGAAAGGATTGTTCATCATACCTTCTATCTAATACAGTATTTCCCCAGTGCTCTACTTAAAGCCTATTACTCAAAATGAGAATATAGAACGAGAGGAAAAAGTCATGCATAATTTGCAACTCAGTGGAAACATTATGTAGCAACATAAGCTTAATACAGAAACAGAAGGCATTACTGAATTGAGTTTTAAAATCAAGTGTCCCAGGGACTACATTCCTTATTTTGCTATAATGAGAATTTTGTTATGTTCAATCTCTTGTTTCTGGGTTTGCACCCAATAGGTTCAGGATTGCACAGTACTTTGAGGTCTTGTACATGGTTGCTTTCAGTTCTAAGACAACTCTATAGTTCTAGTTTCATATTTATGTCAGTTTTCTGAAGTTTCCAACATTACAAaactattttaattattttacaaaGAAAAAGAGCCTTTGGGAGATCAAATTAAGACAATCAATTCAGTAATAAAGAGAAACTCTGCTAATGAAACCTGGATAACGAAGCGTTGGATCTCCATTCAGTACCACATCAGGAATTTCTGACATTATTCTTGTAACTAGTCTGTCAGCCAATAAGCTAATTCGCTTATAGTCATACTGAAAGAGAAACAAGAGAACTAATAAGCCAATTTACCAATAGGCAGATAAACCATGACTGATTTACCCAAAATGCCACATTAATCATATCCAGCCTGCTGTCTGAAAAGGCTAGACAACATAACCACATTTAAGATTTGTCAAACCAATtactcacaaaaataaaaatttccAGGTTCATAGTAAAATTCAGCCCACGTTAaacatgttatttattattatcaaaCTAATACTGATAAATTGCTCTGCTATCCACACTTTGCTACTGTGTGGTTGCAAGTGTGTAAAGGGGCAAATCTCATGACAGGTTGCCTCTAGACTTTTTAGAGAATGCAGAAATAGGGATGCCCACAATACGCAGGCAAAATCCCATATCAATCAACACTAGTGGTTCTAGAAACTGCCTTCCTTCGATCCAAAggtagaggtgggtaagaataataataataataataattattattattattattatttttcttcccagCCTATCTCGACCCTATCTCCAGATGGATTAGcggacggggtggtggtggcaagggacatgcacatccctgggaacacGTCAGGCACTACAATATTGCTGCCCCACCAAGGGACTGCACAATCAGGGCTCCCCAAGCTCTTGCTAGCATGGGATTTCCCCTGCTGATGGAGCCCTGCTGGGCTAGAGTGTCCAGGGTCTCTGCTGCTCTTGCTCCACGACTCTGTAAACTCAGGAAATAATCAATGAGCTCACCACAACACGATAATCAATagttgtgcagaaaaacaacCCTGAAAACAGTTGAGTATTTTttccaaataaccaaccgtggcatTGTTTTTGCCCAGCAGACGACACGTTGGTCAACgggggactatttaagcaactgttgattaaatagtccaccgttgactaacatgttgtccgaactgagcctttGAATAGCATCCAATACTAGTATTACATAGTGTAAAttgattgaaatgaatgggacttaaggtaGTCAATAAAATAAACAGGATTACTCTGTGTAGGACTAACACTGAAACTACCCTTTCTTAATACGTGCTTAAAGAATATAGCAAGATAAAGACTGCCAAACTAACTGGATTTGGATAAGTTATATAGACAAATTAATTACTCATTATACCTCTATCTCTTGTTGTGCCAATTCACAAGCTGCCCCAAGACCAACTGCTAATGGAGTTGGCACAGTTCCAGAACGTAATCCTCGCTCCTGGCCTCCCCCACTCTGTAAAGGTTCCACTCGTACTCTTGGTCGCCGCCGAACATAGATTGCACcaaccccttaaaaaaaaaaccacacacacatacaaatttgCTTTTGCTGAATGCACAGATAGAGAACTTTGCATCAGCAAGCCTTTGGAATATTCAGGAAAGAAAGAATATTTCACCTTGATAAGTCATAAGAAGAAAAACACAGCTTTTATATTTTCAGATGTTCAATTTACATTTGTAACCAGAGGAACAGCCCTCCAGACTGAACCCTCTATTCCTGCATTCCTTCCTTGCTCTACTCTTGGGCAAGTACTTCCATCAACATTATCTCACTCCTGAAATGTAAAATATTTGGCATCCTAACCCTAAACATACTGGCAGTGATCCAGAATGCCAAAAATACTGCTTCATTCAGACACACCCTCCAATGATCAATAGGCCCAAGCACATATAACTCTGTGCTAAATTGTGGCTACAATGCTCAGTGTATTAATCTGCTCAGAGGCTTCTGCATAGAGATCTGCATGGTATAATTTATGTGGATAACCATAGCTTACTCCATTTGTGGATGTAGTTTGATATCCCCTATATAGGGGGCTTCTCTATACCTGGTATAGCAGAACCATATACAGAAAACCATGTTGTGCTTGCTGAATCATTGTGACCACAGGGAAGTAGTTTACACCAAAATCCAAGGGACTAATTCCCAATTAAGTACAATCATTACTACACTAAACTTCACATCATCCCTGCTAGATAGGTTCCGTAATCATGAATTACGTATAGGGAAACGAAGACTGAGAGAAACCTTAGAAGTTTTAACTTAACCATTACCTTGTACAGACAAGTTTCTTATCAACATGAATCAAACATAGACAATGTATGTGGCTTGACAACTGTACCATATATGTTTAGCTATTTTCACTGTTCTCCCTTCTATATTCAGAAAGCTGAAACTTCCCAATTTGCATAAGGGAGAATAAACCTTCAGTTATAGCTAGGAAATAGTAAAGCATGGATATTGTTTGAAACTAGTATTGGCAAAAGTACTGAAAATTGACATCTTTCTCTGATCGCACTGAGTGCTCAGCTCAAGACTATATCCATTtgctaaacagattttaaaaaccatAACAACTATAGCTACCTGCTAatacatttaaggtgcaatcctactcaTGTTTAGCTAGAAGTAAGTCCTATAACACCAAGCATCCCCTAGggatggggcttacctctgagtagacatgcataggattgtactgttagtggCCATTTTCACTAAAAGCTCATCAGAACTAAGAAGACTGCCAGTCTTTCTAAAAGCAAACAAGAATGAACTCTCACCACAACAGGAAAATCATTCCATAGCCTTGCGACAACTGCAGTAAAAGCTCTGCTCCTACTAATTAGAAATGGCATGCAATAACAAACATCATGCTCTCATTTCCTCCTTAAATACCAACACCTTAGATTTCCATGATGTCTTGAAATAGATTAGCCCTTTCTCCAAGCAGTATTTGAAAAACTAATTAAATATGTGGAACAATATTTAACAGTCAAAAGAACTAAATGCCATAAAATTAGAAAACATCAATACCTTTGGGACCATAGATTTTATGTCCACTGATGCTCATTAAATCAATTTTCATATCATTGACGTCCAGAGGAATTTTCCCAACTGCCTGTGCAGCATCTGTATGAAAGAAAACTTTATGGGAACTGCAGATCTGACCTGGAATATAAAAAGAACATGGTTCAGAATGAGGTATTATTTCTATCTTGTTTaaagaggggtgggcaacttgtggccctccagatgtatgacctacaacttccatcatcccttaccGCTGGCTATGCTACTaggagatgggagttgtagtataaagATTTTAAATCTTCCAGAATttgagaaagccataaagactgatctcttccagcaggcctacccagttgaattttaagatgcctttttaatggtgtgctgcttttaatgatgcactggttttaaatgtttgaattggttgtatgtattttatggtgtttttgtgttgtaccccgccttgatccagagggagaggcgggtaacaaataaataaatttattattattaaacatgaAAATTAATTTTTATCCTAAGGATAAAGAGGCGTCAGACTTATTTTCAGGaacaatttacaaaataaaaaaagtatTGTTTTTAGGGAGGTGAGGCTGCTGACACAATCCCTGGGCCATTAACTTGTAGTATTTTTGGAAGTTAAGTTAAGCTTCACCTTCTactaaaaaagtcaggataaaacgGGATGATGAAGCACGCCTTAAACTAGTATGCTGCCTTATTTTTCCCTTATTGGCTAACATTTGCTGGGGTAGGGGCAATTTAAATTGAGGGAAAAGTCACAGGAGGAAAGGGTTTAAAACCCCTTCTCACATGCTTTTGTTCTGATAACATCAGAGCAGCCAATGAGAGTTTTAAAAAGGGGAGTTGTTTTTAAGTTTGGAAATTTGGCCACAGATCTCTTGACCATCACAAATCCTGAATAGACAGACCAAAGTTGCCAGAAACTGAACGTGAGTCAGTGATGTGTTTCCAAACAGGACAATTTTTTAGGTGTCTTATGTCCTTTTGTCACAATATAACATGCCTCACCATCATGCTTATATGACAATTTGGCATTTTTACTTAAGTTGATGGTATTATTTAGAGCTTATATCTctgttaggcctaatctacaccaagcagggtattgcaccatgaaaatagtatataaaaggcaggagccaccctactactttgtagaggtactgaagtgcactgacctctgttggggcccattgacccataccatataatgctttcataccgctttatatcctgcttcgtgtggctcctgccttttacatactgctttcatagtgcaatatcctgcttggtgtagattaggtcttagTGTCTACTTACCAATGTCACTAACTGGTTGCTTCACGCCTATTTCATTATTCACAGTCATTACCGAAACCAAGCTTGTGTCTGGTTGTATTGCATTTGTTAGGTCCTGGTAGGAATCATACAAGAGAAAAATAATTTGAGCTGCTTTAGCACTGCAAGTGAAAGCTCTCTTGGAAATTATCTCGAGATTTTCACAATGACATGCAATTAAATACACCAAAAGTGAATGTTGCAGAAGTgaactaagagagcaatcccagCCGAGCAGGAGAACAGGTTCCATGGTGTGCCAGCCACTACTTATGCCCTGTGGATCCTTCACCAAATAGCACTGATGGGACATCTGTGCTCACAGAATTTTCCATGCATGTGTTCAGGGGCCTTTGGTGGGTATGTGCCAGCCCACTGGTGGAGCAGCACATATGCCGCAACCAACAGCCCCTCAATCACTTTCCCTGGCTTCAGGATTGCACTCAAAAtccttctctgttgttgttgctattaacaATTTAATAATacactaatacacacacacacctagtttTCAATATAATACAAGCAGTAAACACTCCCCCAAATTCCCCAATCACTCCCCTTGGGTTACGTGTGTTAatgtataatcctatgcatgtagtaAATTGTGTTGTTACAGTGCAGTGTACTAGCAGAGAAAGTTACCTTTAAATCTATAATCCCATTTTTCTTTACAGGCAGGTATGTCACTCGAAAGCCCTCAGCTTCAAGGGCACGACAAGAATCCAGCACACATTTGTGTTCAGTCTGTGTTGTAATTATATGTTTCTTTCTGGATTTATAGAATCTTGCAACACCCTTTATATGAATAAAAGAGGGGAAACGTAAAGATCAAAAATGATGAAGAGCAATAGTTGTTATAAATGCCAAGTCATGAATGCAAAATGCCCAGATACTTTGCATAACTGACTCCAATTCTTTGTATGCATActtacttacttgagagtaagctccattgaactcagtgggacttacttctgagtatacttgGATAAGATTGCGCAGTCCTGCCATTTTCAGCATTAATTCGTTTTTTAAATAAGGATGACCTTATTTAAAATGTCAAAGTACATACTCTGCCTTTCTTTCCTAAATGCAATTACTATAGTGCAACCTTTAGAGCAGCAAGATACAAAAAGGAGACAGGGGCCTTGAACCTTTAATAACTGTGTAGAAGAGGAAAGTTTAGCAGGTGTAACTTGCTATGCAAGCTACACTTGGATGAAATTTCCCCTTTTATAAAGCTATTGAAGATGCAAGAGCCCTTTCCTCTTTTATATCTTTCCACACCAACAGCCTTCCATAACTGGATCCCCTCCTTATATTCTGGAATACAATTCccgccattcctaaccattgaccatgctaattggggctggtgggagttggtccaaaacacctggagagcaccaggttggggaatgctgctataGTGGCTTTAGCTACTAAGGAAGTCTGCAGCAACTGAAACGTCAGCAAATATAGAGAAGAGTCCTGAAATGGGGGAAGGAACCTATCTATACAAACTGTTTTGATAATATAACACCTACTCTGCATAACTGATTTAAATAAAAGCCAGGCAGAATTAGATGTACAATAGGATACTTAAAATCTGGATGACTTTCAACTAGAttgctctaaagcagccttctccaacctggtgccatccagatatgttggattataATTCCCAACGTTCTTGACCACAAGCTTGCTGGCGGGCgttaatgggagttgaagaccaaaacatttgaagggcaccaggatgaagaaggctgctctaaaggaaGGCAGTAATGTAATACAACAAAAAACAGTCCAATCTCATGCATACctacccactgtgttcaatagggcttgccCCCAGTAACAGTAAGAACCTTTACTTGTCTATTTAGaagtctcattgttttcaatgacgcttactcccaggaaaaaaCTGCTTAAGATGGCTGCAATCATACACACTTAAGTAGAAGTAAGCCCAGTTTAATTAAATGGGGATTACGTCTGATTATAtatacatagaattgtgctgtaaattttCTTAGGCTTATGACAAGTTTTGTTATTGAGGCATCTCACTATAATATCGCATCAAGTTATGATTACACACATTTACAACTTCAGAGGACACCGcaacacaagagggaggtatcaacaTGCTTGGGGGAAATGCTAAGGTTCAtaaaagtacaaaacatctgtaaAAAATACCCTAAGAGGAAGATAACTGAGAATTTCTCAGTAGCCAAGGTCTATTGGGGGGTGCGGTGGGCAGGAAACGGAAAATGGCTGGGAGGGGGAATGGTACTGAGTATCCTGAACAGGAGCTCTTCACACTGCAATAGTTTCTTGCAGCTCTCACTTGCATCTCAGAATGCTCTGTAGCCCCATTGTGCAAATGCAAAATCAACTGCAATTTTCAAACAACTTCCTTTGGGGTATTCTTATTTAAAGTATTGTAGCTTCCTTTGACTTTAAGCAGACAGCACACAGGATGGCAAGTGAAATACCTTTTTAGAGGTTTGCCACAGCTTTTATTTATGCTCAATTAAGCCATATAtattcacgtgtgtgtgtgtgtgattgagccATTCATTGCCATTTTTGCATTACATTTCTGCCTTACTTAGAACTAGAAATAAAATAGCCAGATTTTAACCCCCAGATTATTGTGAATTGTTTTACAACATCATTGTTTCTCCTTACAATGTACCAATTTACCTTAATTGCTATATTGTTTGATTCTGTTGCCCCGCTGGTAAAAATAATTTCTCTAGCATCTGCTCCTATTAATGATGCAACTTGCTAGGGAAAAAGAACATATAGATATAAGTTACAACATTTGAAGAAAATAAAATTCACTAATTACAACTGCTTAATAGATCATCGGGAACAGATTTATAATTAATTTATAAGAACAATGGAGGACTTACCTGTCTGGCTTTTTCCATGGCAGATTCACTCTCCCAGCCATAAGCATGAGTTCTAGAGTGTGGGTTGCCATAGTAATGGACAAGGTAAGGCAACATGCTGTCCAAAACCCTGGGGTCCTACAACACAAGAAATTCAATTTTCCCATTTCacttcatcctgttgtttttaattttctgtgACATATAGCTTTATGTCTCCCAAATCCAAGAATCTGTCCAGTCATATTACTAATTTTTTagtaatagcttcggctattgggcagtataaaaatgtaataaataaataaataaaatactaaggCCACAATCTGATGTACCGTCCTATGAGGTACTGACATCCTACACAAGTGACAGTAATTCACACTGAAGTCAATAGACTCTTTTCTgagtaaaaatgattaaaaacaggcTGTAAACATTAAATAATTTTCTCAAGGTGATTTTTTTCACTAGTCAAACCCATCAGGGTAGACAGGAAACTAgggctccaatcctatgcacattatgCATTttgagtaagcccaactgaacacACTAAGACACACtaagtagagatgtgaagactTGGAAAAGAGTTTTTTTCTGGGGGGTATCCCCAaagagtgtttttttttggggggggggtttccaaagAATTGGAAACACTGAAGAGGtttggattatgaaatgttttcttttagaatttagatgtaaaatgtctggaaataatgaagccatgaggGATTTCTTTaatctctgtaagattcccagttTAGTTATTCCTTCTATTTCTTATTAGAATTATTGATCTAATGCATCTTTTACTGACAGACATCTAAggatgctccaagtcatgctcaATTCCCCAACATGTGAATAGAGTCACCATAACACAACATGGAAGAAAGTGTGTATTCTTgagagtttgggttttgttctacgaAGTCCTGTGCTTCTGGACTTGTTTGGGTTAGATGCTATAGCAGTTAGTTCTGATCTAAAATCCACATGTGAAAAAACACGGTATGTTATCCTACCACCGGCACCAGATGCAACCAAACTGCATGTGGGTTACCCCACctatgtgcttttttaaaaaaaataactttgtgGCTTGGCTCTATAGAACACACTGTCACACTTTTTAATAAAGTTTTCAATTAGACCTCACCACTAGGAAATGCTGCAGCAATAAAACCTTTTAACTGCTGTCTCTAAAATTAACCCTCTCtacctgaaattattattatttatttatatagcaccatcaatgtacaaactCAATAGCCTGGTTCCTATGGTGTAGATGTGGGATTGACACTATCACTAGAGAAAACCTTTCAATATGAACAAAAAATGAAATGTTCATTAATGTAAGTTATTTGCAGAAGTGAATAAAATGTCACTCTTTAAATAACAGGTCAAGATTtcttaaaggttcttaaattaaaCATGGCTGCTTACCGTTCCTAATAAGTAAGAAAGTTGTTCCCACCTAAATAAAATCTCAATAGCTTTTTCTTCAGAACAGATTTCCCTAAACTCTACCCCACAAACAGGAACAGGTTTAGAAATGTCCCTAAACTTCcttacaaacaggaacagatgttGTACTTTTGTCTTCCTCTGCCttcagttcttcctgcttcttttggctTCTAAGATGATTCACATGTTACCGGGACTACATGGTAAAGATTcctctggtcagacataaaataagaacctaaaatgtgtttatttataaattgctttgctcataaatttattatatttggtatattaaatttaaaagtatagtttattcagacaataattacaaatttactgagtttactttttaaaGATTTGAAATATAATAATTTATGAGCAAATCAAATAcaaatctaaagtcactttgttgttttagggcagctttccccaaactggtgccttccagatactttggacttcaatgcccaccattcctgactattggccatgctgcctgaggctgatgagagcttaagcccaaaatatctggaagggttggagaaggctttcctaaagcaaagtgactttagatctataGAGagtgcttaaaaaataaatattgcttatttttccatttccccccaaatttctgttttctttccgggggggggggacaatgacGACGacagttttttcccccatggcttcaaaatctacagaaattttacatccctacatctgagtaaatatgcatagcagGTGGTGCAGGAGTATTTcatacccccaccccatccagccTTTGGTGGGCTGGATGATGCTAGGCAATTTTGCCTttcttcatgctgggagaggcatggAGTTCTGTGGCTCTCCCAACAGGGAGAAAGGGAATTGGACAGCaccgagaggaggaggagctgctcctCCTGGTGCTGGCCAAGTTCCTGGCTTTGGGTGGCACCCACTGACCCCATAGGAATGATGTGCACCACTCAAAGCCACTTGGCTGGTGCCTAGAAAAACAGCCACACCTCCCTGGTGCAGGCCAAGTCCCCTTCCATCCACAtctccactgttatctctgatccagAGGTCTAGCCCTGCCACCTGGAGGAATCGAAGGACACTCTACAGTCCAGCTGCAGAATCTCTGTCACCCAGAGGTTTCGCATCCCTGATGCACAGGACTGCTCTATAAACGCTGTTCATTTGTGTGCTCTTTAAAACCCTCCCCAAAAGAGTACTTGTTCACAAACCAGAGGAGTAGTTGCTTGGACATCCATGTACAATGGACGGAGTGAGGATTCATCAACATCGCCTTTGCCTAGGAAAAGACAACTATATGAGTAACAAACGCAAATTTTCAGAGAATACTACCCATGCTTTGATGCATGTGAAGAAGTTAAGTACACTATAGACATAGAAacttgggtggggtgggacaTCTTATCCTAGTATGGGGTATAATCTAAACAGAGATCCATTAATACACATAACATTACTATATAATCTATATATAGTTTTAATCATCTTTCTGAACTTTGTTAAAAATATTTGTGCTCATTTAATTCAACTACAAGCAGCTGATCGCCAGATGAAAATACACAGGACTAGGCTGGTTCATCCGATATGACAACGATTTTCAAGCAAAATATGGCATTTTAGAAGCTAATTCAAACACCACCACCAGAAATCAAGTGAGGCGAGATCACAGTGAAGCTTTTAAATAATAAGATTCTCTTCATTTGGTTTCTTAGTTTAGCAAAAACATGCAAGTAGTTTTCATATAAAACATTTTCAGATTCAGAAGGCTGGATTCCCATTAGGGATGCCACAGTAAGGTTATCAACACAGTGCTCAAGCCTGTCATTTTAAGAATTCTCAGAAAAAATATGTTCCCCACATATGTATTCTTCATGAACCTGAAATTCTGCATAATGCTCCATGCAGCTGATGAAGTGTACTATAGCCCACGAAAGTgtcaatctttaaggtgccataaccCTCTTTGCCGTTTTTGTTGCAATAGACTaaaatttattagattgtaagcctatgcggcagggtcttgctatttactgtgttatctgtacagcaccatgtacatcgatggtgctatataaataaataataataataataataataataataataaaacggcTACCCCCTCTGCAAAATGCAGTAGCCGTGACTCCCACCCCTATATCCCAAAAATCCCTTAGGCTGCTACAGCAGGATACAACCACAGTAGCATTTATTATAGCTGGCCGGAGGGAAAGTTGGGCAGACAGCCCATTACAACACCAGGAGGTGCAGCTGTTG containing:
- the NFS1 gene encoding cysteine desulfurase isoform X2; the protein is MDVQATTPLDPRVLDSMLPYLVHYYGNPHSRTHAYGWESESAMEKARQQVASLIGADAREIIFTSGATESNNIAIKGVARFYKSRKKHIITTQTEHKCVLDSCRALEAEGFRVTYLPVKKNGIIDLKDLTNAIQPDTSLVSVMTVNNEIGVKQPVSDIGQICSSHKVFFHTDAAQAVGKIPLDVNDMKIDLMSISGHKIYGPKGVGAIYVRRRPRVRVEPLQSGGGQERGLRSGTVPTPLAVGLGAACELAQQEIEYDYKRISLLADRLVTRIMSEIPDVVLNGDPTLRYPGCINLSFAYVEGESLLMALKDVALSSGSACTSASLEPSYVLRAIGTDEDLAHSSIRFGIGRFTTEEEVDYTVNKCIQHVKRLREMSPLWEMVQDGIDLKSIKWTQH
- the NFS1 gene encoding cysteine desulfurase isoform X1; amino-acid sequence: MRAAFRERGGQAVTMLVFRPAALRALRGLVAFQGRSLSGAAQQQGKGDVDESSLRPLYMDVQATTPLDPRVLDSMLPYLVHYYGNPHSRTHAYGWESESAMEKARQQVASLIGADAREIIFTSGATESNNIAIKGVARFYKSRKKHIITTQTEHKCVLDSCRALEAEGFRVTYLPVKKNGIIDLKDLTNAIQPDTSLVSVMTVNNEIGVKQPVSDIGQICSSHKVFFHTDAAQAVGKIPLDVNDMKIDLMSISGHKIYGPKGVGAIYVRRRPRVRVEPLQSGGGQERGLRSGTVPTPLAVGLGAACELAQQEIEYDYKRISLLADRLVTRIMSEIPDVVLNGDPTLRYPGCINLSFAYVEGESLLMALKDVALSSGSACTSASLEPSYVLRAIGTDEDLAHSSIRFGIGRFTTEEEVDYTVNKCIQHVKRLREMSPLWEMVQDGIDLKSIKWTQH